GCAGGCGACGCCGACGCCGGCCCACACCGGCTTCAGCGCGTCCCTGCGGTCCGTCTTGACCAGATAGGCGACGAGGATGCAGACGACCAGCCCGGCCTCCAGACCCTCGCGCAGCCCGATCAGATAGTTGCCGAACACGGGAGGTCCCTTCCGCTCACGAGAACAGCGCCCGGCCCCACCAGTCGTCCTTGTCCCGGACTCCCGGCGGGATCGCGTACAGCGCCGAACCCACGTGCTGGATGTACTCGTTGAGGTCGTCGGAGGCCAGACTCCGCTGTACCGGGACGAAGCCGTGGGCGACGTCCCGCTGGTAGGCGAGGAAGAACAGGCCCGCGTCGAGCCGGCCGAGCCCGTCCGTGCCGTCGGTGAAGGAGAAGCCGCGGCGCAGCATCCTCGCCCCGCCGTTGGAGTCGGGGTGCGCGAGGCGTACGTGCGCCGTGGGCAGCATCGCGGGCAGGAACGGCTCGTCCCGTTCCCTCGCCCTGCCGACCGGGGCGCCCTCGCCCTTGTCGCGGCCGAAGATGTCCTCCTGCTCCTTCAGCGACGTCCGGTCCCAGGTCTCGATGTTCATCCGGATCCGGCGTGCCACGAGGTAGGAGCCGCCGACGAGCCAGGCCGGGCCGTCCTTCCGCGAGACCCAGACGTGCTTGCCGAGGGCGGCGGTGTCGGTGCCGGCGATGTTGCGGGTGCCGTCCTTGAAGCCCATCAGATTGCGCGGCGTCTGCGCCTCGGGCGTCGTCGAGGACGTCTTGCCGAAGCCGAGCTGCGACCAGCGGACGGCGACCTTGCCGAAGCCGATCCGGGCGAGCTGGCGGATGGCGTGCACCGCCACCTGCGGGTCGTCGGCGCAGGCCTGGACGCACAGGTCGCCCCCGCTGCGCGCGGGATCGAGGTTGTCCCCGGCGAACTTCGGCAGCTCGACGAGGGCCGCGGGGCGGCGGTCCCCCAGCCCGAAGCGGGCGTCGAAGAGCGACGGGCCGAAGCCGACGGTGAGGGTGAGCCGGGAAGGCTTCAGTCCGAGCGCCTCGCCGGTGTCGTCCGGCGGGGCCTCGGCGAGACCGCCGTACGCGCCCTCGCCGACCGTGTCGCCGGCGGTCATTTGCTCGGCGGCCCGGGTCCAGTCCTGCAGCAACCGGACCAGTTCGGCCCGGTCCCGGGTCTTCACGTCGAAGGACGCGAAGTGCAGCCGGTCCTGCACCGCGGTGGCGATGCCGGCCTGGTGCGCGCCGTGGAAAGGCACCGCGGCGCCGCTCGCGGCCGCCGGCGCGGTCCGGTCCTCGCCGGCCGTCGCGGCGGCCACGGCGCCCCCGGCCACGGCGGCGCCGAGCGCGAGCCCGGCACCTCCCCAGCCGAGCAGCGCACGCCGCGAGGGCGCGGCCGTCGCCCGGGCGACGCCCGTGCCGGTGTGGGTGGGCTTGTCGGTCGGCTCCGGTGTGCCGGTGTGGGTGGGCTTGTCGGTCGGCTCCGGTGTGCTGGTGTGGGTGGGCTTGTCGGTCGGCTCCGGTGTGCTGGTGTGGGTGGGCTTGTCGGTCGGCTCCGGCGTGCCGGTGTGCGTGGGCTCGTCCGTCCGCTCCCGCGCGCCGGTGTGCGTGGGCTCGGCGGTCCGTTCGTTCCTGCCGGTCCCCGTGCCGGTGTCCCCGCGCTCGTCCGTGCCGGGCTGCGCCGTCCCGGCCGGGGGTGTGGTCTCCTCGGACATGTCTGCCGTCCCCCTACTCGACCACGGCCGCGGCCAGCTTCGACAGCGGCTCGGCCAGCGCGTTGACCCCGTCGGACAGCTCCTTGCGCTGGGCCCCGGAGACCTTGTCGTACGAGGTGAAGACGTAGGTGCTCTTGTCCGCACGGTACTTGTCGAGCAGCGTGTTCAGCGCGGCGAACTGCTTGTCGAGCTCGGCGACGAGCTCCGCGTCGTTCTTCGACGCGACCGGCTTCAGCAGCTCGTACGACTTCTGCGCGCCCTCGACGTTGGCCTTGAAGTCGACCAGGTCGGTGTGGGAGTAGCGCTCCTCCTCGCCGGTGACCTTGCCCGTGGCCACCTCGTCCAGGAGTTCCTTGGCGCCGTTGGCCATCGACGTCGGGGTGATCTCGGCGGTACCGACCTTCTTCACCCAGACCGCGAGGTCCTTGTCGAGGGTGTCGGCGAGCGCCTTCTCCTCGGCGCCCAGCTTCCCGTCCTGCCACAGCGCCTTCTCCAGGCGGTGCCAGCCGGTCCACTTCTCGCCCGGCTCCAGGTCGGCCACACCGTCCTCGCGGAGGTCGACCTTCGGGTCGATGTCGCCGAACGACTCGGCGACCGGCTCCGTGCGCTCCCAGCCGATCCGGGAGTCCGCGTACGCCTTCTTCGCCGCCTCGATGTCGCCGGCGCGGACGGCGTCGGTGAACACCTTCGCCTTCGGGAGCGTCTCGTCGGCCTGCTGCTGCGCGTACGTGCGGTACGCGGCGACCGCCGCGTCCATCTCCGGGGAGCGCTTCGCCGCGGTGCCGCCGGTCGCCTTGACCGGGCGGCGGATGCCCTCGCCCCGCATCCCCGGCTTGCAGGCGATCTCGTAGTCGCCGGCCTTCACCTCCGCGGTCAGACTCGCCTTGGTGCCGGGGCCGATGTTCTCGCGCTCGGTGACGATGCGGTCGTCGGGGAAGAGGATGTAGACCTCGGTGACCTTGGAGCCCTTGTTCTCGATGTCCAGCCGGACGTGACCGGCCGGGAACTCCTTCGCGGACACCTCGCAGGAGTCGTCCTTCGCGGTCACGGCGATGGCACCGCTGCCGTCCTCTGCATCGCTCTTCTCGGCGCAGCCCGTGACGGCGGTGAGCGCGGAAAGCGCGGCCGCGGCGGTGACGACGGACAGGCGGGCGGGTTGCATACGGGCTCCACGGGGACGGGTTCGGGGACGGGGTGCGGACGGGCGGTCAGCCGGTGAGGCTGACCTAACTTAACCGAGCCTTACCTGAGCGGCAGCGGTCCGTCCAGTGATTCGGATCTCATCCCCGCACATCGGGAACGGGGAGGTCACGGCACCGCCACGACCGCCCCACGAGTGGGTCAAGTGCGGGTCAAGGTTCCCGTTTCGCCGCGATGAGCGGGGTGCCGGTGCGCGGGTGCGGCAGCACCTCCACCGGCCGCCGGCGGACGTCGCCGAGCAGTTCGCCGCGGAACACCCTCGCCGGGCCGCCCTCGACGGCGATCCGCCGCCGCGCCACCGCCCGGGGCTGACGCCCTCCCGGCACCGGCAGGGTCGCGTCCGCCACCGAGCCGGTAGGCGCGACCTGCCGGTCCGTGTCGTACGGGGATGCTTCAATGCCCGGGTGACACACGAACGACCCCGCGGCCTCGACGTCCTGCGCGTCTTCTGCTCCGGCGACGGCCGCCACGGCAACGCCCTCGGAGTCGTGCGCGACGGGCGGCCGTACCCCGACGAGACGTCCCGCCGGGCGCTCGCCGCCGAACTGGGCTTCAGTGAGACCGTGTTCGTCGACGACCCCGAGCGCGGCGTCGTCGACATCCACACCCCGGGGGCACGTCTGCCGTTCGCCGGCCATCCTCTCGTCGGGGTGGCGTGGCTGCTGGACCTGGAGACGGTGAACCCCCCGGCGGGGGAGGTGTGGGTGCGCTCCGACGGCGAGTTCACCTGGATCGCCGCCCCCGCCGAGTGGGCCCCGCCGCGCACCTTGCGCCGGTACGGCTCGGCGGCCGAGGTCGAGGCACTGGAGGTGCCGCCGCCGGGCGAATGGACGTACGCATGGGCGTGGGAGGACGAGGCCGCGGGCCGGATCCGGGCCCGCGCCTTCCCCGGCAGGGGCGACGGCATCGACGAGGACGAGGCCACCGGCGCGGCGGCGCTGCTGCTGACCGAACGGCTCGGCCGCGCACTGAACATCACCCAGGGGCGCGGCTCCCAGCTCCTGACGGCCCCCGCACCCGGCGGACTGATCGAACTCGGCGGCCGCGTACGGCTCGCGGGCCCCTGACGCGTCGCGGCGGAGGCGCCGACCCGGGAAGGCCGGCGCCCGGGGCGCGCGATGCCGTGCCCGAGGTCGCACCGCTCCGTCGCCCGCGGTCACGGCGGTCACGCGCTGGCCTGCGGTCGCGGGACGCCTTCGCGACGCCTGCGGCCACGCGGCGTCCGGGTGCGTGGGAAGAGAACGGTCGGGGACGCTCCCGCGACGCCTGCGGTCATGCGGCGTCCGCAGGCGCGGGAAGAGCACGGGCACGGGAAACGCGCTGTCCCGCCGCCGCGTCACGCCGCGCTGAGCGGGAACTCCCGGCCCAGCTCGCGGAACACCGCGCCGTTGAAGTCGAAGGCGCGCCTGCACTCGTCGATGATGCGCTGCTTCTCGAGGTCGTCCGCGTTCACCGCGTCCAGCAGTTCCCGGTAACCCCGCTTGAACGCGGCCGGGTTGGAGATCTGCTCGAAGACGTAGAAGCGGACCCCGTCACCCTTGCGGTCGAAGCCCCAGGTGCGCTCGGCCTTGTCGCGGATGACCTGGCCGCCGGAGAGGTCCCCGAGGTACCGGGTGTAGTGGTGGGCCACATAGCCCGCCGGCCACGTCCGGGCGCACTCCTCGACCCGGGCCGCGTACGCGGCCGTGGCGGGCAGCGGGCGCAGACCGGCACGCCAGTCCGGCCCGCGCAGATGCGCCAGGTCCCGCTGCAGCTCGGCCGCGCGGAACAGCTCCGGCCGGATGAACGGCCCCGCGACCGGGTCGGCATCGAGGGCCCCGGCCGAGTCCTCCAGCGCCCGGTACACGAACCACAGTTGTTCCGTGTAGCGGGCGTACGCCTCGACCGCCAGCCGGCCGTCGAGCAGATCGCTCATGAAGGTCGACGTCTCCGCCTCGGTGTGCTGTTCGTGCGACGCGACACGGATCTGGGTCGAGAAGGGCGTGTCCGGCGTGTCCAAGGCGGGCCTCCGGGGACCGATGGGGACGGGAACCAGTGGGATCCTCTTACTTAGGCTTACCTAAGTCAACTGGTTCCCGACGACCTGTCGGTAAAAACGCTACCCAGGATTCGCGTCAGGGCAACGTCAGGATGTCGGCTCCGGTCTCCGTCACCACCAGCGTGTGCTCGAACTGCGCGGTCCGCTTGCGGTCCTTCGTCACCACGGTCCAGCCGTCGTCCCACATGTCGTACTCGTGCGTCCCGAGCGTCAGCATCGGCTCGATGGTGAACGTCATGCCGGGCTGCATCACGGTCGTCGCGTGCGGGCTGTCGTAGTGCGGGATGATCAGGCCGGAGTGGAACGAGGAGTTGATGCCGTGGCCGGTGAAGTCGCGTACGACGCCGTAGCCGAACCGCTTCGCGTACGACTCGATGACCCGCCCGATGACGTTGATCTGGCGGCCGGGCCGGACCGCCTTGATCGCGCGGTTGAGTGACTCCCGCGTCCGCTCGACCAGCAGCGCGGACTGCTCGTCCACGTCGCCGCAGAGATAGGTGGCGTTGTTGTCGCCGTGCACACCGCCGATGTACGCGGTGACGTCCAGGTTCACGATGTCGCCGTCCCGCAGCACCGTGGAGTCGGGGATGCCGTGGCAGATGACCTCGTTGAGCGAGGAGCACAGCGACTTGGGGAAGCCCCGGTAGCCGAGCGTCGACGGGTACGCCCCGTGGTCGCACATGAACTCGTGCGCGACCCGGTCGAGTTCGTCCGTGGTCACCCCGGGGGCGATGAGCTTCGCGGCCTCCTCCATCGCCTGGGCGGCGATTCGGCCCGCGACGCGCATCCTCTCGATCGTCTCGGTGTCCTGGATCTCCGGCCCGGTGTACGGCTTGGGCGCGGGCCTCCCGACGTACTCGGGGCGCCGGATGTTTCCGGGTACGGAACGGGTGGGAGAGAGCTTCCCTGGTACGAGCAGCGACTGGCCAGACATGCAGCGAGTCTAACCGGGGGTTCCCGGCGCTCCGGGCGCCGGGAACGGCGTCGTTCTCGGGCGAAGGGGAAGACGTCGGGGCAGCATGGGTCAGAGGAAGGAGCCGACGATGGCCCTGTTCAAGAAGCGCACGGTGGGCAAGCCGGGCGAGTGGTACTACTGCCTGGAGCACAAGAAGGTCGAGGAGGGGCCCGAGTGCCCGGCGAAGGACCGCTTCGGTCCGTACGCCACGCGCGAGGAGGCCACGCACGCGATGGAGCTGGCGCGGGAGCGGAATCTGGAGTGGGAGAACGACCCGCGGTGGCACGACGCGCCGCGTGGGGGCGACACCGCCGACTGAGCGCGGGGCGGACCTGGAGGGCGGACCGGCGCCCGGCCGTGCGCCGCAGGAGCCGTACCCGTCCGACCGGCTCCGGCGCCGGCTGCGGCTGCGGCTGCGGCTGCGGGACCGTCTGCCGTCTGCCGCACTTGGGCGGTGGGGAGTGCCGGACCGTCTGCCGTCTGCCGTCCCCGGGCGGTGGCTGCCGGGTGTCCCTGCCGCACTCGGGTTGCGGTTGCCGGACCTTGTGGTGTCTGCCGCACTTGGGCGGTGGGGAGTGCCGGACCGTCTGCCGTCTGCCGTCCCCGGGCGGTGGCTGCCGGGTGTCCCTGCCGCACTCGGGTTGCGGTTGCCGGACCTTGTGGTGTCTGCCGCACTTGGGCGGTGGGGAGTGCCGGACCGTCTGCCGTCTGCCGTCCCCGGGCGGTGGCTGCCGGGTGTCCCTGCCGCACTCGGGTTGCGGTTGCCGGACCTTGTGGCGTCTGCCGCACTCGGGCGGTGGGGAGTGCCGCATCGTCCGCCGCACCGGCCGCAGCTGGCGGATGGGGCCTGCCGCACTCGCGCCGTGCGGGCCGGGGCGCCTGCCGCAGGGCGCCGTCCCACCGGACCGCTGCCGGGACAGTCCTTGGGCGGCTCCGCACCGCGACGCGGCTCTCCCTCCCGTCAGGCAGCCGTTCCCGCCGCCGTCCCCTCCTTCTGGGCACGGCGGCGCAGGGCGTCCTCGTCCGTCGCCGCGTCATACGTGACGAGCTTCGGCAGCGCCGCCGTCAGCAGGCCCACCGAGGCCACGCAGAGCAGCCCGCCGCTCCAGAACGCCGCCCGGGTGCCGGTCCACCCCGCCACCGCACCCGCGCGCACCTGGCCCAGCTGCGGCCCCACGCTGTAGGAGAGCACCTCGATGCCCGCGAGGCGGCCGCGCAATGACTCCGGGATCGTCTGGTTCCAGATGGTGGAGCGGCCCAGTCCGCTGAGCATGTCGCCGGCGCCCGCGAAGGCGAGGCAGAGCAGCACCAGCCAGATGTTCGCGAACCAGCCGGCCGCGGCGATCGCGAGCCCCCATCCGGCGGCGCCGAACACCACGAACAGGCCGTGCCGGCGCACCCGGGAGGTCCAGCCGCTGGTCAGGCTGAGCAGCAGTGAGCCGACCGACCCCGCCGCGTACATCAGCCCCAGCGACCATTCCGCGTCGAGCTCGTCGGCGAGGAACGGGAAGATCGTGTTGGGGAAGGCGAAGAACATCGCGGCCAGGTCCACCGCGTAGGTGCCCAGCAGTACCGGCCGGCTCCACGCGTACCGGGCGCCCTCCGCGATGCCCCGCAGGGACGGCCTCTCCGCGTCGTGCGCGGGCGGGGCGGGGGAGAGCCGGCTGCACAGCGCCACGGAGACCAGGAACCCGGCGGCCGTCGTGGTGTACGCCGTCGCGTGTCCCGCGTACGCCACGACCAGCCCGGCCAGCGCCGGCCCGGCGATGGCGCCGAGCTGCCAGCGCAGCGCGTTGAGCGCGGCCGCGGCGGTCTGCTGGTCGTGCGGCACGATCCGGGCCATCAGGGAGTCCAGTGCGGGGCGCTGCAGACCGGCGAGAGCGGAGACACCCGCCGCGACGACATAGAGCGGCCACAGTGCGGGCGTCGGCAGCAACGCGTTGACCAGCAGGATCGTGGCCATCACGGCCATGCCGCCCTCGGTGAGGACCAGTACCCCGCGCCGGTCCACCGCATCGGCGAGCGCGCCCCCGTACAGCCCGAACACCACCAGCGGCACGAGTTCCACGGCGCCCATGATCCCGACCGCGAGCGGCGAGCCCGTCAGGTCCTTGATCTGCAGCGGCAGCGCCACCATCGCCATGAAGCTGCTGAGGAACGTGATGAGCCCCTGCACCCACAGCAGACGGAAGTCCCGTGAGGAGCGCCAGGGGGAGAGGTCGGGGAGAAGCGTGCCGCCGAGTCGTGAAGCCACGACCGGCCATGTTCGGCGGGGCGGCGCGGGCGCGGCAACCGAATTTCACCACCGAGCCGGCGGGGGCGCCGTGAGGTGGTCGGCCAGCCGGGCGAGGCGGTCGCGCAAGGGCCTGCGGCCGCGCGGGCCCGGCGACGGCAGGACGTTCTCGCCGGCCGCCGCGCTCATGAGGTGCTGCACCGTGTCCAGGTCGACCTCCGCCGTTCCCGGGACCGTCAGCGCCTCGTGCGCCAGCCCGGCGACCTCCGGGTCGCCGGCGTCCAGCGAGAGCACCGTCGCCCCGGAGCGCCGGGCGTCGTGGACACGCTCCAGCAGCCCTTCGTCCGGCCGTTGCGGCGCCACCACCAGCAGTGTCTCCCCGCGCCCGGCCGCCGCCACCCGGCCCAGGCCGACGGCGAGGTGCGCCGGGTCCCCCGGCCGCAC
The genomic region above belongs to Streptomyces marianii and contains:
- the efeB gene encoding iron uptake transporter deferrochelatase/peroxidase subunit, whose protein sequence is MSEETTPPAGTAQPGTDERGDTGTGTGRNERTAEPTHTGARERTDEPTHTGTPEPTDKPTHTSTPEPTDKPTHTSTPEPTDKPTHTGTPEPTDKPTHTGTGVARATAAPSRRALLGWGGAGLALGAAVAGGAVAAATAGEDRTAPAAASGAAVPFHGAHQAGIATAVQDRLHFASFDVKTRDRAELVRLLQDWTRAAEQMTAGDTVGEGAYGGLAEAPPDDTGEALGLKPSRLTLTVGFGPSLFDARFGLGDRRPAALVELPKFAGDNLDPARSGGDLCVQACADDPQVAVHAIRQLARIGFGKVAVRWSQLGFGKTSSTTPEAQTPRNLMGFKDGTRNIAGTDTAALGKHVWVSRKDGPAWLVGGSYLVARRIRMNIETWDRTSLKEQEDIFGRDKGEGAPVGRARERDEPFLPAMLPTAHVRLAHPDSNGGARMLRRGFSFTDGTDGLGRLDAGLFFLAYQRDVAHGFVPVQRSLASDDLNEYIQHVGSALYAIPPGVRDKDDWWGRALFS
- the efeO gene encoding iron uptake system protein EfeO; this translates as MQPARLSVVTAAAALSALTAVTGCAEKSDAEDGSGAIAVTAKDDSCEVSAKEFPAGHVRLDIENKGSKVTEVYILFPDDRIVTERENIGPGTKASLTAEVKAGDYEIACKPGMRGEGIRRPVKATGGTAAKRSPEMDAAVAAYRTYAQQQADETLPKAKVFTDAVRAGDIEAAKKAYADSRIGWERTEPVAESFGDIDPKVDLREDGVADLEPGEKWTGWHRLEKALWQDGKLGAEEKALADTLDKDLAVWVKKVGTAEITPTSMANGAKELLDEVATGKVTGEEERYSHTDLVDFKANVEGAQKSYELLKPVASKNDAELVAELDKQFAALNTLLDKYRADKSTYVFTSYDKVSGAQRKELSDGVNALAEPLSKLAAAVVE
- a CDS encoding PhzF family phenazine biosynthesis protein — translated: MTHERPRGLDVLRVFCSGDGRHGNALGVVRDGRPYPDETSRRALAAELGFSETVFVDDPERGVVDIHTPGARLPFAGHPLVGVAWLLDLETVNPPAGEVWVRSDGEFTWIAAPAEWAPPRTLRRYGSAAEVEALEVPPPGEWTYAWAWEDEAAGRIRARAFPGRGDGIDEDEATGAAALLLTERLGRALNITQGRGSQLLTAPAPGGLIELGGRVRLAGP
- a CDS encoding biliverdin-producing heme oxygenase; protein product: MDTPDTPFSTQIRVASHEQHTEAETSTFMSDLLDGRLAVEAYARYTEQLWFVYRALEDSAGALDADPVAGPFIRPELFRAAELQRDLAHLRGPDWRAGLRPLPATAAYAARVEECARTWPAGYVAHHYTRYLGDLSGGQVIRDKAERTWGFDRKGDGVRFYVFEQISNPAAFKRGYRELLDAVNADDLEKQRIIDECRRAFDFNGAVFRELGREFPLSAA
- the map gene encoding type I methionyl aminopeptidase, which codes for MSGQSLLVPGKLSPTRSVPGNIRRPEYVGRPAPKPYTGPEIQDTETIERMRVAGRIAAQAMEEAAKLIAPGVTTDELDRVAHEFMCDHGAYPSTLGYRGFPKSLCSSLNEVICHGIPDSTVLRDGDIVNLDVTAYIGGVHGDNNATYLCGDVDEQSALLVERTRESLNRAIKAVRPGRQINVIGRVIESYAKRFGYGVVRDFTGHGINSSFHSGLIIPHYDSPHATTVMQPGMTFTIEPMLTLGTHEYDMWDDGWTVVTKDRKRTAQFEHTLVVTETGADILTLP
- a CDS encoding MFS transporter, translating into MASRLGGTLLPDLSPWRSSRDFRLLWVQGLITFLSSFMAMVALPLQIKDLTGSPLAVGIMGAVELVPLVVFGLYGGALADAVDRRGVLVLTEGGMAVMATILLVNALLPTPALWPLYVVAAGVSALAGLQRPALDSLMARIVPHDQQTAAAALNALRWQLGAIAGPALAGLVVAYAGHATAYTTTAAGFLVSVALCSRLSPAPPAHDAERPSLRGIAEGARYAWSRPVLLGTYAVDLAAMFFAFPNTIFPFLADELDAEWSLGLMYAAGSVGSLLLSLTSGWTSRVRRHGLFVVFGAAGWGLAIAAAGWFANIWLVLLCLAFAGAGDMLSGLGRSTIWNQTIPESLRGRLAGIEVLSYSVGPQLGQVRAGAVAGWTGTRAAFWSGGLLCVASVGLLTAALPKLVTYDAATDEDALRRRAQKEGTAAGTAA